The nucleotide window AATGCGTGCCAAGCGGGATCGCGGTGCAGACCGGCTCGTCGATGGTGCGGAAGGCCAGCGAGACGACCAGGATGCCCGCACCAAGCGCAAGGCCGCGGGCGGTGGCAGCGTCGCGGCGCCGCAGCAGAACGGCGAAGAGCAGGATCAGCACCGGCACCGGCGCGTAGCCGGCCGAGGAGCCGAGGCCAGGCACGCGTTGCCACAGCGGCACGGTCAGCGCGGCATAGGGAAGGAAGGCCGCCGTCGCCAGCCCCGCCTGCCAGGGCTTCAGCCCCAGCAGATCGCGGCTGGCGGCAAAGACATAGAGCAGGATGAAGGCAAGGATCGGCAGCACATCGGCGGTGCCGGCCCAGGCGGTGGCATGGGTGTGGAACAGCCACGAGCCCACGCCGATCACCGCCAGCACCGCGCACATCGCCCGGCCCATCGCCATGCCGGGGCCGTCAAGCCGCCGCCACATCACCGCCGCCGCCAGCA belongs to Frigidibacter mobilis and includes:
- a CDS encoding ceramidase domain-containing protein codes for the protein MDWTEAIDAYCERTGPEYWSEPVNALTNLAFLLAAAVMWRRLDGPGMAMGRAMCAVLAVIGVGSWLFHTHATAWAGTADVLPILAFILLYVFAASRDLLGLKPWQAGLATAAFLPYAALTVPLWQRVPGLGSSAGYAPVPVLILLFAVLLRRRDAATARGLALGAGILVVSLAFRTIDEPVCTAIPLGTHFLWHILNGVMLGWMIEVWRRHRLRQMLAAGAVAA